One part of the Natronosalvus amylolyticus genome encodes these proteins:
- a CDS encoding FAD-dependent oxidoreductase, translating into MTASRESSDLVVVGSGVGGVATAATAAAKGASVTILEKGAVIGGSSGLSGAQLWIPGNDHMRDLGHEDSVTEAVDYLTHLAGDHYADEGAARRYVERAPEAVAYFEAELGLEVQCIRNMPDYHSDGPGGKDEGRYLEPQPLDRDEIPADLPNSPHLPGGATNDELLTWGGAFTAQEWDWETITRRREEGIATMGTALIGYFLRSAVENGAVVHTETPVTDLLVEDGEVVGVEYERDGETRTMTPTGGVVLNTGAYDWNASLIESFEGTPAEYVASAAVPTATGDGHTMAALEGAKLGVYPPVGSAKGFFVAVPGREFLEAPLYRYCYNVGLPHAIAVNAHGERFCDESFYPKQAASLYDPTGEYEDFPPYMIFDEQYRQKYPLGSTLPGKEFPEEFLAAEADDLEDLAHQLEMDAETLTATVERFNGHAERGEDPDFGRGENAWGHVWGGDPGHDPNPNLGPLTEPPYYAVRLYVGLSSMGNVGLITDRNARVLDWNDDPLEGLYAVGSVCAPVEWGVGYQSGLQNGRAMTDGYLAALDIVDDE; encoded by the coding sequence ATGACAGCTAGCAGAGAGTCCAGTGACCTCGTCGTCGTGGGGTCGGGCGTCGGCGGCGTCGCAACCGCCGCAACAGCAGCGGCGAAGGGTGCCTCGGTAACGATTCTCGAGAAGGGGGCCGTCATCGGCGGCTCGAGCGGGCTCTCGGGTGCACAGTTGTGGATACCCGGAAACGACCACATGCGCGATCTCGGTCACGAAGACTCGGTGACGGAAGCAGTTGACTACCTGACCCACCTCGCTGGCGACCACTACGCCGACGAGGGGGCAGCCCGGCGCTACGTCGAGCGAGCCCCCGAAGCCGTCGCCTACTTCGAGGCCGAACTCGGTCTCGAGGTGCAGTGCATTCGAAACATGCCGGATTACCACAGTGACGGTCCCGGCGGGAAAGACGAGGGGCGCTATCTCGAGCCACAGCCACTCGACAGGGACGAAATCCCCGCCGACTTACCGAACTCGCCACACCTCCCGGGCGGGGCGACGAACGACGAACTGTTGACCTGGGGTGGTGCGTTCACCGCACAGGAGTGGGACTGGGAGACGATCACCCGCCGACGCGAGGAGGGTATCGCCACGATGGGAACGGCGCTCATCGGCTACTTCCTCCGGTCGGCCGTCGAGAACGGGGCCGTCGTCCACACTGAAACACCGGTCACCGACCTCCTCGTCGAGGACGGCGAGGTCGTCGGCGTCGAATACGAACGCGACGGCGAGACACGGACGATGACCCCAACCGGGGGCGTCGTCCTCAACACCGGCGCGTACGACTGGAACGCCTCGCTCATCGAATCCTTCGAAGGTACCCCGGCGGAGTACGTCGCCTCCGCTGCCGTTCCCACCGCGACCGGTGACGGCCACACGATGGCCGCCCTCGAAGGCGCGAAACTCGGGGTCTATCCGCCCGTCGGGAGCGCGAAAGGCTTCTTCGTCGCCGTGCCCGGTCGCGAGTTTCTCGAGGCTCCGCTCTATCGCTACTGCTACAACGTCGGCCTGCCACACGCCATCGCCGTCAACGCCCACGGCGAGCGTTTCTGTGACGAATCGTTTTACCCTAAACAGGCCGCCTCGCTGTACGATCCGACCGGAGAGTACGAGGACTTCCCGCCGTACATGATCTTCGACGAACAGTACAGGCAGAAGTACCCGCTGGGGTCGACACTCCCCGGAAAAGAGTTCCCCGAAGAGTTCCTCGCCGCCGAAGCCGACGACCTCGAGGACCTGGCCCACCAACTCGAGATGGACGCCGAAACGCTCACCGCGACGGTCGAACGCTTCAACGGGCACGCCGAACGGGGCGAGGACCCGGACTTCGGCCGTGGCGAAAACGCCTGGGGACACGTCTGGGGTGGCGACCCGGGCCACGACCCGAATCCCAACCTCGGTCCGCTAACCGAACCGCCGTACTACGCCGTCAGACTGTACGTCGGCCTCTCGAGTATGGGCAACGTCGGCCTGATCACCGACCGGAACGCCCGCGTTCTCGACTGGAACGACGACCCCCTCGAGGGCCTCTACGCCGTGGGCTCGGTCTGTGCACCAGTCGAGTGGGGCGTCGGCTACCAGAGCGGTCTCCAGAACGGCCGTGCGATGACCGACGGCTATCTGGCAGCACTGGATATCGTCGACGACGAGTGA
- a CDS encoding MBL fold metallo-hydrolase — MNDVERIAIPTPFQIGRVNCYAITRGSLTLIDPGPLTDDAYTELTDSLEGLGYATEDVDRVLITHPHIDHFGLADRIRNESEATICAHRDAVDVLADPTANFEREQAFFRPYLASVGVPEQLLETVVTLPESYNRFREPVAVDRALAEGDEIVLDETTTLEAIHTPGHAPASVCFLDRERQSAFTGDHVMADISPNPLLTLEPGTTDQRTRSLPDYLAALERIATEDVTTGYGGHRDIIPDIPNRVEEIVAHHDERSDRVSGLLADHGPMTPYKLMTLEFPDLPATETFAGMSEIIGHLDVLEDASRVEKVERDEQSTYELIDA, encoded by the coding sequence ATGAACGACGTCGAGCGCATCGCCATCCCCACACCGTTCCAGATCGGCCGCGTCAACTGTTATGCGATCACCCGCGGGAGCCTCACACTGATCGATCCGGGCCCGCTGACCGACGACGCGTACACAGAATTGACGGATAGCCTCGAGGGGCTCGGCTACGCCACCGAAGACGTCGACCGAGTCCTCATCACGCACCCCCACATCGATCACTTCGGTCTGGCAGATCGGATCCGAAACGAGTCCGAGGCAACGATATGTGCCCACCGCGATGCCGTCGACGTGCTCGCCGACCCGACGGCGAACTTCGAGCGCGAACAGGCGTTTTTCCGGCCGTATCTCGCCTCGGTCGGCGTCCCCGAACAGTTACTCGAGACCGTCGTCACCTTGCCCGAATCGTACAACCGATTCCGCGAGCCCGTGGCCGTCGACAGGGCGCTCGCCGAGGGCGACGAAATCGTCCTCGATGAGACGACGACCCTCGAAGCGATCCATACGCCAGGTCACGCACCCGCGTCGGTCTGTTTTCTCGACCGCGAGCGCCAGTCTGCCTTCACCGGCGACCACGTCATGGCCGACATCTCCCCGAACCCGTTGCTCACCCTCGAGCCGGGAACGACCGACCAGCGAACGCGGAGTCTGCCGGACTATCTGGCAGCCCTCGAGCGCATCGCGACCGAGGACGTGACGACCGGCTACGGCGGCCATCGGGATATCATTCCGGATATCCCGAATCGAGTCGAGGAGATCGTGGCTCATCACGACGAACGAAGCGACCGAGTGTCTGGATTGCTCGCCGATCACGGACCGATGACGCCCTACAAGCTGATGACTCTGGAATTCCCCGACCTCCCGGCGACCGAAACCTTTGCAGGGATGTCCGAAATTATCGGTCATCTGGACGTGCTTGAGGACGCAAGTCGTGTCGAAAAAGTCGAACGTGATGAGCAGAGTACGTACGAGCTCATCGACGCCTAA